A single window of Flavobacterium aestivum DNA harbors:
- a CDS encoding aspartate carbamoyltransferase catalytic subunit, translating into MSELSVNHLLGIKYINKKDIDLIFETADHFKEVINRPIKKVPSLRDITIANIFFENSTRTKLSFELAQKRLSADVISFSAAQSSVKKGETLIDTVNNILSMKVDMVVMRHSNPGAAYFLSKNVKASIVNAGDGAHEHPTQGLLDSYSIREKLGDVAGKKVVIVGDILHSRVALSNIYALQMQGAEVKVCGPKTLIPRYIESLGVKVEPNLRKALEWCDVANMLRVQNERMDVNFFPSTREYAQQYGVDKALLDSLDKEIVIMHPGPINRGVEITSDVADSQQSVILNQVENGVAIRMAVIYLLASKIQ; encoded by the coding sequence ATGAGCGAATTAAGTGTAAATCATTTATTAGGGATCAAATACATTAACAAAAAAGATATTGACCTAATTTTTGAAACCGCCGATCATTTTAAAGAAGTCATTAATAGACCAATCAAAAAAGTACCTTCGTTAAGGGATATTACAATTGCTAATATTTTTTTTGAAAATAGTACAAGAACAAAACTATCATTTGAATTAGCTCAAAAAAGGTTATCAGCAGATGTAATAAGTTTTTCAGCAGCACAATCATCAGTAAAAAAGGGAGAAACACTTATTGATACTGTAAATAATATCCTTTCCATGAAAGTAGATATGGTTGTAATGAGACATTCTAATCCTGGTGCAGCTTATTTTTTGTCTAAAAATGTAAAGGCCAGCATCGTAAATGCTGGAGACGGTGCACATGAGCATCCTACACAAGGATTATTAGACAGTTATTCTATTAGAGAAAAATTGGGAGATGTAGCCGGTAAAAAAGTAGTTATTGTTGGTGATATATTACATTCAAGAGTTGCCTTATCCAATATATATGCTTTGCAAATGCAAGGTGCAGAAGTAAAGGTTTGCGGACCAAAAACACTTATCCCAAGATATATAGAATCACTTGGAGTAAAAGTTGAACCAAATTTGCGTAAAGCATTAGAATGGTGTGATGTAGCAAATATGTTGCGTGTTCAAAACGAAAGAATGGATGTGAATTTTTTTCCATCAACCAGAGAATATGCACAACAGTATGGAGTTGATAAAGCTTTGCTTGATTCACTCGACAAAGAGATCGTTATAATGCACCCAGGCCCCATAAATAGAGGTGTAGAAATAACAAGTGATGTTGCAGATTCACAACAATCTGTAATTTTAAATCAAGTAGAAAATGGTGTTGCCATTAGAATGGCAGTAATCTATCTTTTGGCATCAAAAATTCAATAA
- a CDS encoding PorP/SprF family type IX secretion system membrane protein: protein MKTKLFSFVLMFTAIASFAQQDAQYTQYMYNTINVNPAYAGTRGALSIFALHRTQWVGLDGAPITNTVSVNTPFNNSRVGLGVSIVNDEIGPSTNNSISADLSYYIPLSESCKLSFGIKGTANIFSIDVTKLNPGDQTDPQFQNIDNDFSPNIGAGIYLHSQKAYVGFSIPNFIETNAYNDNEVAIYKEKINYYLIGGYVFDLNSSIKFKPTFMAKVTEGAPLQFDISGNFLFNEKFTVGVAYRWSASVSAMAGFQISDGFYIGYAYDFETTALDNYNSGSHEIFLRYEIFKKNSKMSTPRFF, encoded by the coding sequence ATGAAAACAAAATTATTCTCTTTCGTTTTGATGTTTACAGCCATTGCAAGTTTTGCGCAGCAAGATGCACAATATACCCAATATATGTATAACACAATAAATGTAAATCCTGCCTATGCGGGTACAAGAGGTGCATTAAGTATTTTTGCCCTGCATCGTACGCAATGGGTTGGTCTTGATGGAGCCCCGATTACCAATACTGTCTCTGTAAATACCCCTTTTAACAACAGCAGGGTTGGATTGGGAGTCTCTATTGTCAATGATGAAATTGGTCCTTCCACCAACAATTCCATATCTGCGGACCTATCCTACTATATCCCCCTTTCTGAATCCTGTAAACTCTCTTTTGGTATTAAAGGAACTGCAAATATTTTTAGTATCGATGTTACCAAATTGAATCCTGGTGATCAAACCGACCCTCAATTTCAAAACATTGACAATGACTTTTCTCCCAACATTGGAGCAGGTATTTACCTGCATTCCCAAAAGGCCTATGTAGGGTTTTCGATCCCGAATTTTATAGAAACGAATGCCTATAACGACAATGAAGTGGCTATTTATAAAGAAAAGATAAACTACTATTTAATTGGTGGGTATGTTTTTGATCTGAATTCTTCCATAAAATTCAAACCTACTTTTATGGCCAAAGTAACTGAGGGTGCCCCATTGCAATTTGATATTTCCGGTAACTTTCTCTTCAATGAAAAATTTACTGTGGGGGTTGCCTACAGATGGAGCGCCTCTGTGAGTGCCATGGCTGGGTTTCAAATCTCTGACGGGTTCTACATAGGTTACGCTTATGATTTTGAAACTACTGCTCTGGATAATTACAATTCCGGATCCCACGAGATATTCTTGCGTTATGAAATATTCAAGAAAAACAGTAAAATGTCGACCCCTAGATTCTTCTAA
- a CDS encoding OmpA family protein: MKNNILLYLMILGLFSFNNYAQKGKVSNADKKYDNYAYIDAIKTYERVSNKGYKSAEMYQKLGNAYFFNAELDKAAKWYGELFAITSSVDPEYYYRYAHCLRSIGENDKANEMLKLYNEKSKDPAKGETYIKEVNYLDKIKANSGRYKVKDAGVNSKYSDYGSSFYNGKLVFTSSRDTGSLGQRKHTWTDQYFTNLYICDLTGDSLTPGPPKKFAPGVKSKFHEASAVFTKDGNTMYFTRNNYLEGKKGKDDNKITLVKIYKASYAKNDWTNVTELPFNSDNYSTAHPALSPDEKTLYFASDMPGTLGESDIFKVSINSDGTYGIPVNLGKTINTPGKETFPFVTDDNEIYFASDTHSGLGGLDVFVSQIKEDGTFGPVQNVGAEVNSPKDDFAYLIDTKSRIGFFSSNRDNGKGYDDIYKFLETRPIKCKYELNGTTSELATNEMLPKSKVSLYDDQHKLLKTTESDDKGYYSFDIEGEKTYSVRAEKEEYTTTEKTVTIAEKDCKTQLNLTFEKALCKVAVGDDLGKCFGIKWIYFEFDKSDIKPVAALDLAKILDVMAEYPNMKIDIRSHTDSRGSAKYNEALSDRRAKSTRDWLIKSGVNPNRLSSKGYGESLLYNNCSDGVKCTEEEHQQNRRSEFIITAL; the protein is encoded by the coding sequence ATGAAAAATAACATTCTACTCTACCTGATGATACTCGGTCTTTTTTCATTTAACAATTATGCCCAAAAGGGCAAGGTATCTAATGCGGATAAAAAATATGATAACTATGCTTATATAGATGCCATAAAGACCTATGAGCGAGTATCCAACAAAGGATACAAATCGGCTGAGATGTACCAGAAATTAGGCAATGCCTATTTCTTCAATGCTGAGTTGGACAAAGCCGCCAAATGGTATGGGGAACTCTTTGCCATAACCTCTTCTGTAGATCCGGAATACTATTATCGTTATGCCCATTGCTTGCGATCTATTGGGGAGAATGATAAAGCCAATGAAATGCTGAAACTCTACAATGAGAAATCCAAGGATCCCGCCAAAGGAGAAACCTACATCAAAGAGGTGAACTATCTCGATAAAATAAAAGCCAATTCCGGCAGATATAAAGTCAAAGATGCCGGTGTGAACTCTAAATATTCCGATTACGGTAGCTCCTTTTATAACGGAAAACTCGTTTTTACTTCCTCCAGAGATACCGGTAGCTTAGGGCAAAGAAAACATACCTGGACCGATCAATATTTTACTAACCTTTATATCTGCGATCTAACCGGAGACTCCCTAACCCCAGGACCTCCTAAAAAGTTTGCCCCTGGAGTGAAATCAAAATTCCATGAAGCGAGTGCTGTTTTTACCAAAGACGGCAATACCATGTATTTTACCAGAAATAATTATCTGGAAGGCAAAAAAGGGAAAGACGACAATAAAATTACTTTGGTTAAAATATACAAAGCCAGTTATGCCAAAAATGACTGGACCAATGTAACCGAGTTACCCTTTAACAGCGATAACTACAGTACAGCACACCCTGCCCTTAGTCCCGATGAGAAAACATTGTACTTTGCATCGGACATGCCGGGTACTTTAGGGGAATCGGATATTTTTAAGGTTAGTATCAATAGCGATGGGACTTATGGCATTCCGGTGAATTTAGGCAAAACCATCAATACGCCCGGTAAGGAAACCTTTCCGTTTGTTACAGATGACAATGAAATCTATTTTGCATCCGATACCCATTCCGGTCTTGGCGGACTCGATGTATTTGTATCCCAAATCAAGGAGGACGGAACTTTTGGTCCGGTACAAAATGTGGGGGCCGAGGTAAACTCCCCTAAAGATGATTTTGCCTATCTAATTGATACTAAAAGTAGAATCGGGTTCTTCTCCTCCAATAGGGACAACGGCAAAGGGTATGATGATATCTATAAATTCCTGGAAACAAGACCCATAAAATGCAAATATGAGTTAAACGGTACCACTTCTGAATTGGCAACCAACGAAATGCTTCCCAAATCTAAGGTCTCCCTATATGACGATCAGCACAAATTGCTTAAAACCACCGAATCCGATGATAAAGGATACTATTCCTTTGACATTGAAGGGGAAAAAACCTATAGTGTAAGAGCCGAAAAAGAAGAATATACCACTACCGAAAAAACGGTAACCATTGCAGAGAAAGACTGTAAAACCCAACTCAACCTTACCTTCGAAAAAGCGCTATGTAAAGTGGCCGTGGGAGATGATTTGGGTAAATGCTTTGGTATCAAATGGATTTACTTTGAATTTGATAAATCCGACATTAAACCCGTAGCCGCTTTGGATCTTGCCAAAATATTGGACGTAATGGCCGAATATCCAAACATGAAAATCGACATCCGCTCCCATACCGATAGCAGAGGTAGCGCCAAATACAATGAGGCACTATCTGACAGAAGAGCCAAATCTACCAGAGATTGGCTTATCAAAAGTGGTGTCAATCCTAACCGATTATCCAGCAAAGGATATGGGGAAAGTCTATTGTATAACAACTGCTCCGATGGCGTAAAATGTACCGAAGAAGAACATCAACAAAACAGACGCAGTGAATTTATTATCACAGCATTATAA
- a CDS encoding ribonuclease Z → MKLTILGCYAATPRSLTNPTSQVLEIKNRLFLIDCGEGTQVQLRKNKLKFSKINHVFISHLHGDHFFGLIGLISTFALLGRTTDLHVFGPKGIKEIIELQLRLSNSWTNYKLFFHELESSESETIFEDEKVIVKTIPLKHRVYTNGFLFQEKTGDRILDLNAVQNFEIDKCYYQNIKKGKDITLEDGRVIDNAKLTFDPIPAMSYAFCSDTKYHESIIPIIKDVDVLYHESTFLDSEEALATKTMHSTAKEAARIALKANAKQLLLGHYSTRYASIDLFKEEAETIFAAVLLADDGKSFEF, encoded by the coding sequence TTGAAATTAACAATTCTTGGTTGCTACGCCGCAACACCTAGATCTTTAACGAATCCTACTTCACAGGTATTAGAAATTAAAAACAGACTTTTTTTAATTGACTGCGGAGAAGGAACTCAGGTGCAGTTGCGCAAAAACAAATTGAAATTCTCAAAAATCAACCATGTCTTTATTTCCCATTTGCATGGAGATCATTTTTTTGGACTAATTGGTTTGATCTCTACATTTGCATTATTAGGACGTACTACAGATCTACATGTTTTTGGACCAAAAGGAATAAAAGAAATAATTGAATTACAATTGCGTTTATCCAATTCATGGACTAATTATAAATTGTTCTTTCACGAATTAGAATCTAGCGAAAGTGAGACAATCTTTGAGGATGAAAAAGTAATAGTCAAAACTATCCCACTAAAACATAGAGTTTATACAAATGGTTTTTTGTTTCAAGAGAAAACAGGAGACAGAATATTAGACTTGAATGCCGTGCAAAATTTTGAAATTGACAAATGTTATTATCAAAATATAAAAAAAGGAAAAGATATTACTTTAGAAGATGGAAGGGTAATTGATAATGCTAAACTTACGTTTGATCCTATTCCTGCAATGAGTTATGCTTTTTGTTCAGACACGAAGTATCATGAGTCAATAATTCCCATTATAAAAGATGTAGATGTGCTATATCATGAATCTACATTTCTAGATTCAGAAGAAGCTTTGGCAACAAAAACGATGCATTCTACTGCCAAAGAAGCCGCTAGAATAGCATTGAAAGCTAATGCAAAGCAATTGTTATTAGGTCATTACTCTACTCGATATGCCAGTATCGATTTGTTTAAAGAAGAAGCAGAAACCATTTTTGCAGCAGTTTTATTGGCAGATGATGGCAAAAGCTTTGAGTTTTAA
- a CDS encoding CAP domain-containing protein, whose protein sequence is MFSCSPEDNNSVPESQSTLSVSSNYEYSPLELETMELINNYRVSIGLKALEKVNYVSLKSEEHDNYMITNNVVNHDDFVSRSENIIKVLGAKSVGENVAYNYNSAKGAFDAWLNSSAHKENIVGDYTHFGISVRENPVTGKKYYTNIFVKI, encoded by the coding sequence ATGTTTTCATGTTCCCCAGAAGACAATAATTCGGTTCCAGAATCACAATCAACATTATCTGTTTCTTCAAACTATGAATACAGTCCTCTGGAATTAGAAACGATGGAATTAATTAATAATTATAGAGTTAGTATTGGTTTAAAAGCGTTAGAAAAAGTGAACTATGTTTCTCTTAAATCTGAAGAACATGATAATTATATGATAACTAATAATGTGGTAAATCATGATGATTTTGTATCTCGTTCAGAAAATATAATTAAAGTATTAGGAGCAAAAAGTGTAGGTGAGAACGTAGCTTATAATTACAATAGTGCAAAAGGGGCTTTCGATGCTTGGTTGAATAGCTCAGCACACAAAGAAAATATAGTAGGTGATTATACTCATTTTGGTATTTCTGTAAGAGAAAATCCTGTAACTGGCAAAAAATATTACACTAATATCTTTGTAAAAATATAG
- a CDS encoding CAP domain-containing protein codes for MKFNSLLALLLVSIISTMYSCTTDAHEIASASVAPTTPTTPTGQTGQTGQTGQTGQTTSPTEPSTPTTSPTDLNNYSYSTSEIQLMDLINNYRVSIGLNRLVVTNYISSKAAEHNNYMIAANIISHDNFAVRSRDIMTALGASSVGENIACNNTTPQAAFDAWLASPNHKANIEGSFTNFGISIRANSEGKKYYTNIFAKI; via the coding sequence ATGAAATTTAATTCACTACTCGCATTGTTACTAGTTTCAATAATTAGTACAATGTATTCTTGCACCACGGATGCTCATGAAATTGCTTCAGCATCTGTAGCACCAACAACTCCGACAACACCAACAGGACAAACTGGACAAACTGGACAAACTGGACAAACTGGACAAACAACATCACCTACAGAGCCATCAACTCCAACAACGTCTCCTACAGATTTAAATAATTATTCATATAGCACTTCAGAAATCCAGCTTATGGATTTAATAAATAATTATAGAGTAAGTATAGGCTTGAATCGATTAGTGGTAACTAATTATATTTCTTCTAAAGCGGCAGAACACAACAATTATATGATTGCGGCAAATATAATTAGTCACGATAATTTTGCTGTACGCTCTAGAGACATAATGACGGCATTAGGAGCTAGTTCAGTTGGGGAGAATATAGCTTGTAATAATACTACGCCACAAGCTGCTTTTGATGCCTGGTTAGCCAGTCCAAACCACAAGGCTAATATTGAAGGTTCATTTACCAATTTCGGAATCTCAATTAGAGCAAATTCTGAAGGGAAAAAATATTACACTAATATTTTTGCTAAAATATAA
- a CDS encoding ribonuclease Z: MKVTTKGHSTIIKDTEGDIAQFLEKINSQYKSFESQNLILDISHDKSVDAKSIMIFSELSKKHIKSKKSFLLVVQNIDFNKVPTSLSVVPTLLEAHDMIEMDEIERDLGF; this comes from the coding sequence ATGAAAGTAACAACTAAGGGGCACAGCACTATTATCAAAGATACAGAAGGAGATATAGCGCAATTTTTAGAAAAAATAAACAGTCAATATAAGAGTTTTGAAAGTCAAAATCTTATTTTAGATATATCACACGATAAATCGGTTGATGCAAAATCAATCATGATTTTTTCCGAATTATCTAAAAAACATATAAAATCAAAAAAATCATTTCTATTAGTTGTTCAAAATATCGATTTTAATAAAGTTCCAACGTCATTATCGGTTGTTCCTACATTATTAGAAGCACACGATATGATTGAAATGGATGAAATTGAAAGAGATTTAGGGTTTTAA
- the pdxH gene encoding pyridoxamine 5'-phosphate oxidase — protein sequence MNDLSNYRKSYEKSELLESSIPEDPINLFNRWFHEVEDFDAAGEVNAMTVSTIGLDGFPKSRVVLLKKFNEEGFIFFTNYNSEKGRAIAENPNVCLSFFWESMERQVIIKGIASKTSEDISDNYFASRPDGSKLGAIASNQSEVVASRSFLEENLKQLEKDFEGKEIPRPKHWGGFLVTPVEVEFWQGRPNRMHDRILYSAQEDFSWKIERLSP from the coding sequence ATGAATGATTTAAGTAATTACAGAAAGTCGTACGAAAAGAGTGAATTGTTAGAATCATCTATACCGGAAGATCCTATAAATCTTTTTAATAGATGGTTTCACGAAGTAGAGGATTTTGATGCAGCAGGAGAGGTTAATGCAATGACCGTTTCAACAATTGGTTTGGACGGTTTTCCAAAATCAAGAGTAGTGTTGTTGAAAAAATTTAATGAGGAAGGATTTATTTTTTTTACAAATTATAATTCTGAAAAGGGTAGAGCCATTGCTGAAAATCCAAATGTATGTCTTTCATTTTTTTGGGAAAGTATGGAACGTCAGGTTATCATAAAAGGAATTGCCAGTAAAACATCAGAGGATATTTCAGATAATTATTTTGCATCCAGACCCGATGGAAGTAAGTTAGGAGCAATAGCATCTAACCAAAGTGAAGTTGTTGCATCCCGTTCTTTTTTGGAAGAGAATTTAAAACAATTAGAAAAAGATTTTGAAGGAAAAGAAATTCCGCGACCAAAACATTGGGGAGGCTTTTTGGTAACTCCTGTTGAAGTAGAATTTTGGCAAGGGAGACCTAATCGTATGCATGATAGAATCCTATATAGCGCTCAGGAAGATTTTTCTTGGAAAATTGAACGTCTGTCGCCTTGA
- a CDS encoding CAP domain-containing protein — MNSKLHPFVFFVFILSFMVSCSPEEDNNSTLESQKVPIVLNYEYNPVEIETMALINNYRVSIGLNALERINHVSYKSEEHDNYMIANNVVNHDDFASRSENIIKALGAKKVSENIAYNYNSAKGAFDAWLKSEGHKANIEGDFTHFGISVRENPVNGRKYYTNIFVKI, encoded by the coding sequence ATGAATTCAAAATTACACCCTTTCGTATTTTTTGTTTTTATTTTGAGTTTTATGGTTTCATGTTCTCCAGAAGAAGATAATAATTCGACCTTAGAATCTCAAAAAGTGCCTATTGTTTTAAACTATGAATACAACCCTGTAGAAATAGAAACAATGGCTTTGATTAACAACTACAGAGTTAGTATTGGTTTAAATGCGTTAGAAAGAATAAATCATGTTTCTTATAAGTCAGAAGAGCATGATAATTATATGATTGCTAATAATGTGGTAAACCATGATGATTTTGCATCCCGTTCTGAAAATATAATTAAGGCTTTGGGGGCAAAAAAAGTAAGTGAGAATATTGCCTATAATTATAATAGCGCAAAAGGAGCCTTTGATGCTTGGCTAAAAAGCGAAGGACACAAAGCAAACATAGAGGGTGATTTTACTCATTTTGGCATTTCAGTGAGAGAGAATCCTGTGAACGGTAGAAAATATTACACAAATATTTTTGTAAAAATATAG